One window of the Patescibacteria group bacterium genome contains the following:
- the radC gene encoding DNA repair protein RadC, producing the protein MTKSFTIHDLPKDERPRERLVKFGEQALSAQELLQLILGRGIAGESIAVTAQKLLSQFGSLQKLSEASIEELSSVKGIGLAKAAQIKAVFEISRRLSTQTPSYKNKELTDPEKVYRLVKSKLKDYHKEHFYIIALNSRNYSIAEVSVGSLNASVVHPREVFAEAIKNKAASVIFVHNHPSGDPEPSQDDLVITKRLVEVGKILGVDIIDHVIVTKNNYFSFKEHKLI; encoded by the coding sequence ATGACAAAATCATTTACTATTCATGATTTACCAAAAGACGAGCGTCCGCGCGAGCGGTTAGTTAAATTTGGCGAGCAAGCTCTTTCGGCGCAGGAATTACTCCAACTTATTTTAGGTCGAGGCATTGCTGGCGAATCAATTGCGGTTACAGCCCAAAAGCTATTATCTCAATTCGGCAGTCTACAAAAATTATCCGAGGCAAGTATTGAGGAACTTTCTTCAGTAAAAGGCATTGGTTTGGCAAAGGCCGCGCAAATAAAAGCCGTTTTTGAAATTAGCCGCCGTCTTTCCACCCAAACCCCGTCTTATAAAAACAAAGAACTTACTGATCCAGAAAAAGTTTATCGGCTGGTAAAAAGTAAACTTAAAGACTATCACAAGGAGCATTTTTATATTATCGCTCTTAACAGCAGAAACTACTCAATCGCAGAAGTTTCGGTCGGCAGTCTAAACGCGAGTGTTGTTCACCCGCGCGAAGTATTCGCGGAAGCCATTAAAAATAAAGCCGCCTCGGTTATATTCGTTCATAATCACCCGTCAGGCGATCCCGAACCATCACAAGACGATTTAGTAATTACCAAACGATTGGTTGAGGTTGGTAAAATTTTGGGCGTTGATATCATTGATCATGTTATTGTCACTAAAAATAATTATTTTAGCTTCAAAGAACATAAATTAATATAA